The sequence below is a genomic window from Pseudoalteromonas tetraodonis.
TAAATGATCAATACGGTCATATCTGTGGAGATGAAGTGTTACTCGTATTAGCGCAAAAAATGCGTCACTTTTTTCGCTCAACAGATTTAATTTTTCGTTTTGGTGGGGAAGAATTCGTGATTGTTTTTGAGCCCACAGACGCTGACTCAATCAGTAATAAAATGGCTGAATTTATACAGCTCATTAGAGATACATCGTTTCCTTTTGTTGAAAATATGACGATCAGTGCTGGTTTAGCGCGTATTAGTCCTTATGATTTTCCAATTGCAGTGCTAGAAAGCGCAGATAAAGCGCTTTATTATGCAAAAAATAATGGCCGAGATAAATTTTGTATCTATGAAGATTTACTTGCCGAGAACTTAATCAGTGTACAAGTTAATTCCTCAGAAATAGATTTATTTTAAACTACTGCGGCTGAGGATGGCTTCGCTGCACTTTCACTTTGGTTACTTGGTCGAGCTTTATAAAATAAACATTGCCGCCAATGCCTTTGAATTCTTCATCGGTAAAGGCGATGGTATTGTCATCATAAAAGGTGATTGCCTCTTTTTGGGTTACAATACCTAAGTCAATTTTAAATACATCGCCAGAGAAAAACTTATCGCCTTTAAAGTTTTCAAACAGCCAAATACTGGTTGAATCTAATAGTGCGAGCTTTGTTCTATCTGGGCTAAGTGCTGCGGATGTGATCCAGCAAAGCTTTTCCATGGTGGTGCACGTTTTAAATGAATCTATCAGCTGGGCATCAAAATTCGCTGCATGGTCACCTACTTTGTAAACGTTAGTAATTCCATCGAATGGCTCTGTGCGATTTTTAGTAAACAAGTATAAATGTCGACCAAAAGCCACAAACGCTTCTAAGTCATAATTACGTTGATCAGGTTGTATTGGGCTGCCATCTAATTCTGGGTAGGTAAACTTTATAATTTCAGCTTCTGTTGTATTGGTTTTTATATCTATGGGGTTTTCTATTTTATAAATTGTTAGCCATTTACGTTCATTTTTATTATTACCAAAGTCGCCTAAAAAGAAATGACCAAACTTATTTTGCGTCATATCTTCCCAGTCTATATTTTTTGCATTCGTGACGAGTACTTCTTTTGCAATTGAACCATCGTCATTGAGCCTATAAAGCTTAGGCTCGTCGCCACTATCGTTAATAGCCCAAAGCCGTTTATGTTTATCAAACTCAATGCCTGAAATTTCTTTTAGTTTTGGGTCTACAGAGACCACCTTTTTACTATATAGTGTATAAATTGAACTGCCTACAACAGCCGTAATGATGCTAAAGACGATAACAGAAGTAATAAGGATGCTTTTTTTCAACATTGTATTTAAGTGTTCATCGGGTTGGCTGAGTAGATAGTTATTATCGCTGATGATGTTGTTAAGCTAAAGGTTTTTATAGTTTTAATGTAGTAATAAAAATTAATAAGTATGTGTTTAAGGACAAAAGCAAATTAATTAGCTGTTATGGTGTAGTTGGTTTAAAAGTTGCTCAGTTGCAGTGCTTACTTAAAAATCAGTTTTAATGGTTAAAATTGCACCAAACCAGTGCGGTAAAATAAATAACGCACTGTAATAATGCGTAAATAAAGTTTTGATTAACTTTAAAGCTGTTTTTATGTGAATGAATGGATTCCACATCGCCTTTTTAAGCTGTTTGGCCTGTGGCAAAGATGAATAACCCTTATGGTTTAGTTGGAGCCTATTATGTTGAATAAACGCTTTTTTAAAACAAAAAATGAAGCAGAAGTAACCTTTGAATTTTCTCACCCAGATGCAGATGATGTCTGTTTACTTGGAGAATTTAATGATTGGCAGCCGGTGCCAATGAAGCACAACAAAAAGCTTGGTGTATTTAAATGCAAGCAACGTCTTCCCGTTGATAAAGAGTTTCATTTTCGCTATTTAATAAATGGTAAACAGTGGGATAACGATCATCAGGCTGATGGGTATATTGCTAATAATTTTGGTACAGAAAATAGTATAGTAAATACACAACGCATTAATTAAGGTCGCTGAATGGACGCACTATCGCAATTGTTTTATTTGCATGGTATTGGTTACGAATACACTAAGTATACGGGTGAACACGTTATATTTAGCGAAGACACCCGTAAATCTGCTTTGCACTGCTGTGGCGTTGACACACGTGATACGGCGCAAATAACCCAGTTAAATTATCAATTGGATGCGGCTACGTGGTTAACACTCGCACCTGCTGTTAGCATAATAGATCAGGCTAGTAATGTGCTAAAGGTGCGTGTTAATGAAGCTGATACGCATCACAAAATTACATTAACTGTGGCAGCATTAAATATAAAGCTGCAATTTGAACACATTGCTCAGTATGCAGCATTAGGTGAGTACTTTGTAAATGGGTGTCGTTATATAGAAATAGCGCTACCACTGACGCATTTACCAACCGGCTATTATGATGCGTTATTAACGATGGGTGAGCAATCAGCGAAAACACAAATTTGGTCGACCCCTAAACAAGCCTACCAAATAGCGGATAAAAAACGCTTTGGCTTATCAATTCAGTTATATACATTAAAAAATAAAGCCGGACTCGGGATTGGCGATTTTAGTGATTTACTTGAGTTGGCAACCTTATGTGCAAAGCAAAATATGGACTATATTTTACTTAACCCATTGCACTTATTGTTTGCAGATAACCCTGAGTGCGCCAGCCCCTACAACCCAAACAATCGTGCCTTACTCAATCCGCTATATATCGCAATTAATTTATCGCCAGACAGCTTTAACAATTCGGATTTAACTAAGTTGTTATCTGCTAATACCTCAAGTAAATACAGCGACCAAGGTGTAGCCTTTATTGATTATAAAACGGTTACTGAGTGTAAATATGCTGCTTTTAAGCTGCTTTTTAAGCATTTTCAACAACAGGGCAGTCAAGCACGGCAAAACGAATTTAGTGCGTTTTGTAAACAGTACAGTGATGTACTTGCTATGTTAGAAACCACAGAGCCCACATTTGAATATTACCTCCAATGGCAAGCACACAGCCAACTTACGCAATGCCAACAGCATTGTATTGCCCAAGGGATGGCGATTGGTTTAATTAATGATTTAGCGGTGGGCTGTGCTAATGAGGGCACTGAATTTAAATATCAGCAGGGATTATTTAGTCAAGATGCAACCCTTGGCGCACCACCAGATCCTTGGGCACCTAACGGCCAAAATTGGGGGCTGCCAGCAATAAACCCGCAGCGCCTTGCTGACAATAACTATCAGTTTTATCGTTCACTCATACGCGCCAATATGGATGCAGTAGGCGGGTTACGAATCGACCATGTAATGGCGATTAGGCGTTTGTGGTGGTGTTTCATAAACAATAATACCCAAGATGGCTGTTATGTGTACTACCCATTTGAGCATTTATTAGCAATTTTAAAAATTGAATCTCATCTTAATCAGGCCATAGTAATAGGCGAAGATTTAGGGGTTGTTCCACCGGAGGTAAAAGAGGCACTGGTTGATAGTGGCATTTTCTCAAACAGCTTATTTTATTTTGAAAAACAACAAAATGATGAGTTTGTAAACAGCGATGACCTTAGCGATCAATGCCTGCTGATGATAGCCAATCATGATGTACCGCCATTTGTGGGCTGGTGGCAGCATAGCGATTTAAAAATTAAACAGCAGTATGGGCTGATTGATACTGATGAGTATCAGCAGTTAGTTCAGCAGCGAGAGCAAGAGCAACACCGGTTATTACGCTTTTTAAACCCACAAAACACTTCCTTGTCACTTAACACGGATGCTTTTGACGTTTATAGC
It includes:
- a CDS encoding isoamylase early set domain-containing protein, with translation MLNKRFFKTKNEAEVTFEFSHPDADDVCLLGEFNDWQPVPMKHNKKLGVFKCKQRLPVDKEFHFRYLINGKQWDNDHQADGYIANNFGTENSIVNTQRIN
- the malQ gene encoding 4-alpha-glucanotransferase encodes the protein MDALSQLFYLHGIGYEYTKYTGEHVIFSEDTRKSALHCCGVDTRDTAQITQLNYQLDAATWLTLAPAVSIIDQASNVLKVRVNEADTHHKITLTVAALNIKLQFEHIAQYAALGEYFVNGCRYIEIALPLTHLPTGYYDALLTMGEQSAKTQIWSTPKQAYQIADKKRFGLSIQLYTLKNKAGLGIGDFSDLLELATLCAKQNMDYILLNPLHLLFADNPECASPYNPNNRALLNPLYIAINLSPDSFNNSDLTKLLSANTSSKYSDQGVAFIDYKTVTECKYAAFKLLFKHFQQQGSQARQNEFSAFCKQYSDVLAMLETTEPTFEYYLQWQAHSQLTQCQQHCIAQGMAIGLINDLAVGCANEGTEFKYQQGLFSQDATLGAPPDPWAPNGQNWGLPAINPQRLADNNYQFYRSLIRANMDAVGGLRIDHVMAIRRLWWCFINNNTQDGCYVYYPFEHLLAILKIESHLNQAIVIGEDLGVVPPEVKEALVDSGIFSNSLFYFEKQQNDEFVNSDDLSDQCLLMIANHDVPPFVGWWQHSDLKIKQQYGLIDTDEYQQLVQQREQEQHRLLRFLNPQNTSLSLNTDAFDVYSTLAVCLAKSPSRLFALQLDDLDKQHYPVNIPGTDKEYPNWRRVLTHTCDDIFKDNAALLAAIHSIRNA